The Pseudomonas sp. R4-35-07 nucleotide sequence TGTGGGAGGGGGCAAGCCCCCTCCCACATTTGGTCCTTCAGTGTTCTGAAGAAACGGGTCAGCGGTAGATATCCTCCCGCGTCCACGGCAGTTCATGGCTGCCATCGGCATGGGGTTTTACCGCCAGGATCTGATGCAGGTTGATCCAACCCCGCGCAAAGGCATAGGCGCAACCCGCCAGGTACAGGCGCCAGATACGCAAGGCGTGCTCCGGCACCATCTTCGCCGCTGCTTCGAGGTTGTCCTCCAGGCGCTCGCTCCAATGGTCCAGCGTACGGGCGTAGTGCAGGCGCAGGCTTTCGACGTCCACCACTTCCAGCCCGACTTCGCTGATTTCGGCCGTCATCATCGCCAGGTGCGGCAGCTCGCCGTTGGGGAACACGTAGCGCTCGATAAAGTCCCCGGCGCCACGGCCCACGGGACGGCCGTCGGTGTGTTTGGCAGTAATGCCATGGTTCATCACCAGACCGCCCTCACGCACGGCGCCGTGCAGAATCTGACAGTATTGCGCCAGGTTGGCGTGGCCGACATGTTCGAACATGCCCACGCTCACCACTTTGTCGAAACGGCCGTCCTGAGGCAGGTCGCGGTAGTCGAGCAGCTGCAGGTCGACCTGGTCCTCCAGGCCTTCGGCCTTCACCCGCTCCTGGGCCAGGGCCAGTTGTTCCTTGCTCAAGGTAATCCCAAACACCTTGACCCCGAATTCCCGCGCCGCAAACCGCGCCAGCCCGCCCCATCCACATCCCACATCGAGCAGATACTCACCCGGCTGCAGCCGCAATTTGCGGCACAGATGGCGGAATTTGTCTTGTTGGGCCTGGTCGATGGACTCGCTGCCGGTTTCGAAATAACCGCAGGAATACACCATGTCCTGGTCCAGCCATAGCTGGTAGAACTCGTTGGACAGGTCGTAATGGTAGGAAATGGCCGCCGCGTCGGTCGCCTTGTCGTGGATCGAGCGCACCGGCCGAGGGCCATCGTCGTCTTCGATCAAGGCGTGACTCAACTCGTCACATACCCTGATCACCTCGGCGATGGAGCCTTCCAGCTCCAGTTTGCCCTCGACGAAGGCTTCGCCCAGGGCGTCGAGCGTGGGATGGGTCAGTTGTGAGACGACCGTAGGGTCCTTGACCACGATGGTCACACTGGGCTCGGGGCCCAGGTTGAATTCATGGCCGTCCCAGAGTCGAAGACGCAGCGGTAGCTGAAGATTCTGTAAGGCCGGTGGAAGTTGCGCGAGCATGAGTAGTCCCCCCTTGTTTCAGACGTCTGCTGTGAGGGTAGACCATCCAAAATAAAGTAGGAAGCTATCGATTAAATAACTGCCTGCCATTAAGCCCGACGCTCGAGCAACCCGTCCTGGATCCACTGTTTCAACCATGTGGCCGCTTGCAGTGGCGCACCCTCTTCATAAGTGACTGCCAACTCGACGCACAGTTCTGAAAAGTTCCAGCTGCTGGCGGTCATGCCTATCAGGGCGTGGGCTTCGGCGGGCTCGAGACTGCGATAACGACACAGGTTCTGATGGCGCCACACCAGGCAGACCTGCGCCAGGTCCAGCGCCTGGCTGCCGGGAAAGTCCGATTCATCCTTATTGGCCCGCCAGATGCCCAGCGTGTTGAAACGGCACGTTAGCTGCTGCACTGAAGGCACCAGCGATACGCGCAATGCCGGCCAGTCTTCAGGCGCCAGTTGCGCCATATGGTCGAGGGTCAGCGGCTCGCCCGCAGGCGCGTCGAATGCCAGGGTGAATGCCCACTCCAGCCGCGCCAGTTCCGCCAGCGGGACACTTTGTTCGGCCATCAGGTGCTCAAGAATAAACCCTGCAAAACGCTCACCCAGCCACCGCAGGCTGTAATGGGCCGAGGGATAACGACGAATATACGCTTGGCTCAGCGCGGCAAACTCATCATCGCCCAGCCAATACCGGATGGCGGCAAAGTCGTGACGTAATACGTCCTGCAATCGGGACAGGTAGGCGTTGTGATAAATCGCCAGGCCCGTGTCCACATCCAGCGTCGGCCCGCCAAGCAAGGTGGCGGCAAAGCCACTGTCGGCGGTGCAGGTTTCAGACAGCAGATGTGCCTCGAACGCCCGTTGCCAATCGATCAAGCGCATAGCGACCGCCTGGCCAACGCAGTGGCACCCAGTTCCCGGGCCTTGTTCAATTCAGCCAGCAGCACTTCGAACGGCGGGAAATGATCGTCGCGCTCCAACAGCGTCGAGACCGGCCCCAGATGTTCCAGCGTGCGCTGATAGAGCGCCCACACCGGATCGCACACCGGCTGATCGTGGGTATCGACCACGTAGTCGCCGTAGTCCCTATGCCCCGCCAGATGCAGCTGGCGAATGCTTTCAGGCGGCAGGTTGCGAATGAACGTCCAGGCATCGAATCCGTGATTACGCGAGCTGACGTACACATTGTTCACGTCCAGCAGCAATTGGCATCCGGTCAGATGCGCCAGGGCATTGAGAAATTGCCACTCAGTGAATTCATCGGCCTTGGAGCGCACATAGCTGGAGACGTTTTCCAGCACCAGCGGGCGTTGCAACACGTCCTGCACCTGAAGCACGCGACCGGCCACGTGGTACAGGCTTTCTTCGGTGTACGGCAGGGGCAGCAGGTCATGCAACTGGTGTGCGCTGCCACGGCTCCAGCACAGGTGATCGGAAATCCAGGCTGGCTGGATGCGCTCGGCCAGGGCCTTTATCTGCTTGAGATAAGCGGTGTCGATGGCATGGGGCCCGCCGATCGATAACGACACGCCGTGCATCACCAAGGGGTAGCGTTCGGCTATGGCGTCCAGGTAATACAAGGCCTTGCCGCCCTGCACCAGATAATTCTCGGAGATCACTTCGAACCAATCCACTGCAGGGGATTGGGCAAGGATCTGTTCATAGTATTCGTGACGCAAACCCAGGCCGTAACCCAGGGAGGGAAGAGAACGGGTCATCATGCGCTCCTGGAAAGTGTCCGCAGCGGCGCGAGGTCCGCTGCGGTTGCACTCGCGTGTCGGTTACTCGCCGACTTTGCCACCGGCCTTGTCGCACTCAGCCTTGGTCATGGCCTTGAAGCCGTGGCCCTTGCACTCCGCCTGGCCTTTGCAGGCGTTTTCAGCGGTTTTGCAATCGTTCATGCCTTTGCAGGACGTGACACCGTAGCAATGAACCGGAGCGTCGGCGGCCTGTACCTGGGTGGCGACGCCGGCAAACATGGAGGCCGCAGCGATAGCCAGGGCAGCACCGGAAACGGCGTGTTTGATATTCATTGTGTAGTCCTCATCGGTCAGTGGTGATGCCGGTCTGAGCGGATTGCCCAGTCTCGACACACCACTAGAGTGAGGCGCCCTTTTAGCGTTACAGCCCGGTACGAAGTTTTCTGAAATTATTCGTCAAGCTTCAACAGCGGCTCCTGAAAACGCAGCAATCGCCCGGCGTTACCCAGTACCAGCAAGGTGCTGAGGTTATGCAACACCGCTGCGATCATGGCTCCGGCGGCGCCCAGCCAGCCGAAGGCGGCGAACACCACGATGGCCAGCGTCCAGCCCAGGCCGATGATCACATTCACCTGCAAGGTGTGCCGGCACTGGCGGCTCAAGCGCACGCAGGTGCCCAGGCGGCGCAGGTCGCTGCCGATCAACACCACGTCTGCCGAGGCCAGCGCGATATCGGCACCGCCCGCGCCCATCGCCACGCCGACCACACCGGCTTTGAGGGCAAGGGAGTCGTTGATGCCATCCCCCACCACCATCGGCCGGAAACCGCTGCCGATCTCCCCCAGCACACGGTTGAGTTTGTCTTCCGGCAGCGCTTGGGCCTGGACCTCAGCGATGCCCACATTCACGGCCAGGCTGTCGGCCACGCTCTGGCGGTCGCCGGTGAGCAGCAACTGGCGACCCAGCCCCAGCTCGCGCAGTTCCTGCAGGGCCTGGCGCGCCTCGGGTTTGACGCTATCGGCCAGCAGCAGCCAGGCCAGGAACTGTCCGTTCAGCGCCAGCCCGGCAATCGGGCCGTCATGGTTGGGCACGGCGGTCGTGGCGATAGCCAGCTGCTCGAACAGTTCGGGACGGCCCAGCGCCGCTTCGCCCTGTTCAGTGTGCGCAACGACACCGAGTCCCTGGCGCTCGCGAATATCGGTCAGCACCACGCGCTGTTGCTGTGTCGCCAACCCCGCCAATGCACGGCTGACCGGATGGCTGCTGGCCGCACCGAGGCTGGCCGCCAGGTTGAGCAAGGCCTGGCGATCGGTAGACACGGTTTCGATGGACTGCAGGCGCAAGGTGCCGAAGGTCAAGGTACCGGTCTTGTCGATAACCAGTGAAGTGAGGTCCGCCAGCTCTTCCAGAAACGCCGAGCTGCGAATCAGAATGCCGTGCCGTGCAGCGACCGCGATCCCGGCGATTGCGGTAGCCGGCGCCGACAACACCAACGCACACGGGCACGCCGCCACCAGCACGGCCAGCATCGCCTGGGCGTCGTTGGTGACGAACCAGGTGACCGCCGCCAACAACAGCACCAACACCATGTAGCTACCGGCATAACGCTCCAGCAACCGGGTGATCGGTGGCTTGGAACGTTCGGCGTTCTGCATCAGCGCAATCACTTTGCCCAGGGTCGACTCATTGCCCGTGCGCGTCACTTCAAGGCGCAGCAGGCCGTCCAGGTTGATCGCCCCGCCAAACACCTGCACGCCCACGCTGGCTTCCAACGGTACCGATTCACCGGTGATCGGCGCGGTGTCCAGGCTGGCCTGGCCCGACAGCACCACGCCGTCGGCCGGCACGCGGTCGCCGGCGCGCACTTCGACCACATCGCCGGTGTTCAGCGTGCCGTTATCCACTTCCACAATGCTGCCGTCAGCCTGCACCCGGCGCGCATGGCTGCGCGTGAGTTTACCCAGCGCGTGGATCGCTTCCTGGGAACCGATCACGCTGCGCTCTTCAAGCACATGCCCGAAAATCATGATGATCGGCAGCAGCGCTGCGGTCAGCAGATCGCCAGTGGCCCAGGCGCCGATCATCGCCAGCGCGATCAATTGGTCAGTGATGCCATGCAGGCTGGGATAGCGCAGGCTGTACCAGGCCGAACGCATCACCGGCACGGCCACCAGCAGCGAGGCCACACCGAGCAGCAGTTGGCTGACCCCGCTCTGGTCCGCCGCCAGCCAGCGCCATACCAGGCCTAATACGAGTAAACCCAAGGCCAGCATGGCCAGGGTCAATTGCCGGGCGGCGCTGCGCTGCTCGGCGGAGGTCAGCATGGGTGCGCTCATTGTTCGGCTCCCTGAATGATCAAACGGGAGTCGTCTTTAGGATCGACCGTGGTGACGGAGCCGGCCTGGCCCAGAATCTTCGGCAGGCGCTCGCGGTACAGGCGCAGCAACAGGCCCGGGTCTCGGACTTGCGCCAGGCTGGTGACGGCAGCGGTCTGCGCCTGGGCATTGGCCAGGCGTTCACTGGCTTGGGCATGGGCGACTTGCACCTGGCGGTCAGCCTCCTGGTTGGCGGTCTGGGTGAGTTTTTCCGCATCGGTACGCGCGTTGGCCACCGCCTTGTCGGCTTGCTGGCTGGCGGTGAGTACCGCATTGAACGCGTTCACCGCCGGGCCCGGCAGGCTCGATTGCACATCGACCCGTGTCACTTCGATGCCCAGGCCCAACCCGCTGGCAGTCAACTGCGCCAAGCGCTTATTGATGCCTTGCACCAAGTCGCCGCGCAGTTTTTCGCGGCGCTCGGCGGCGCCGTTGTCGGCGCCGATCAGCTCGGGGCGCGCGACCAGGATGGTGTCCAGGTCGCGCGCCGCCGTCAGGGCCACCGCGCTGCGGGTCACCAGGCGGTCCAACGCCGGCAGCACATGCTCGCCCTGCAACACAAAGGCGTAGGGCTCGGTGACCTTGTAGAACACCCGCACATCCAGCTGCACGATCCCGGCATCGCCGGTCAGCAAATAGCCGGAACCGGCCAGCGTATCGCTCAGGGGTGTGGCGAAACTGGCCACGCGGTCAGCCTGCACGGCCGCCTCAGAACGCAACAGGTTCTCCACCCGACGCTCGATCACCCGGTCTGCCGCCGGCAACAACACCACCTGCTCGAACGGTTGCGGCCAGGCCAGCAGCAGCCCGGCGTTCTGAATCCGGTCGAGGGCGCCGAAGTGCAGCACCATGGCGCGGTTCTGCGGGTCGATCTGGCGCACATTGGAAAACGCCCAGGCCAGCGCCGCCAACACGGTGACCGCGTACAGCGCCAGGAACGTCAGGCGCCCGGCCTGGATCCAGGGGCTGTCCGGGCTGTCACGCTCACTCATGGCTGC carries:
- a CDS encoding DNA-binding domain-containing protein, with amino-acid sequence MRLIDWQRAFEAHLLSETCTADSGFAATLLGGPTLDVDTGLAIYHNAYLSRLQDVLRHDFAAIRYWLGDDEFAALSQAYIRRYPSAHYSLRWLGERFAGFILEHLMAEQSVPLAELARLEWAFTLAFDAPAGEPLTLDHMAQLAPEDWPALRVSLVPSVQQLTCRFNTLGIWRANKDESDFPGSQALDLAQVCLVWRHQNLCRYRSLEPAEAHALIGMTASSWNFSELCVELAVTYEEGAPLQAATWLKQWIQDGLLERRA
- the hflK gene encoding protease modulator HflK, with the translated sequence MSERDSPDSPWIQAGRLTFLALYAVTVLAALAWAFSNVRQIDPQNRAMVLHFGALDRIQNAGLLLAWPQPFEQVVLLPAADRVIERRVENLLRSEAAVQADRVASFATPLSDTLAGSGYLLTGDAGIVQLDVRVFYKVTEPYAFVLQGEHVLPALDRLVTRSAVALTAARDLDTILVARPELIGADNGAAERREKLRGDLVQGINKRLAQLTASGLGLGIEVTRVDVQSSLPGPAVNAFNAVLTASQQADKAVANARTDAEKLTQTANQEADRQVQVAHAQASERLANAQAQTAAVTSLAQVRDPGLLLRLYRERLPKILGQAGSVTTVDPKDDSRLIIQGAEQ
- a CDS encoding cation-translocating P-type ATPase, with the protein product MSAPMLTSAEQRSAARQLTLAMLALGLLVLGLVWRWLAADQSGVSQLLLGVASLLVAVPVMRSAWYSLRYPSLHGITDQLIALAMIGAWATGDLLTAALLPIIMIFGHVLEERSVIGSQEAIHALGKLTRSHARRVQADGSIVEVDNGTLNTGDVVEVRAGDRVPADGVVLSGQASLDTAPITGESVPLEASVGVQVFGGAINLDGLLRLEVTRTGNESTLGKVIALMQNAERSKPPITRLLERYAGSYMVLVLLLAAVTWFVTNDAQAMLAVLVAACPCALVLSAPATAIAGIAVAARHGILIRSSAFLEELADLTSLVIDKTGTLTFGTLRLQSIETVSTDRQALLNLAASLGAASSHPVSRALAGLATQQQRVVLTDIRERQGLGVVAHTEQGEAALGRPELFEQLAIATTAVPNHDGPIAGLALNGQFLAWLLLADSVKPEARQALQELRELGLGRQLLLTGDRQSVADSLAVNVGIAEVQAQALPEDKLNRVLGEIGSGFRPMVVGDGINDSLALKAGVVGVAMGAGGADIALASADVVLIGSDLRRLGTCVRLSRQCRHTLQVNVIIGLGWTLAIVVFAAFGWLGAAGAMIAAVLHNLSTLLVLGNAGRLLRFQEPLLKLDE
- the cfaB gene encoding C17 cyclopropane fatty acid synthase CfaB; translated protein: MLAQLPPALQNLQLPLRLRLWDGHEFNLGPEPSVTIVVKDPTVVSQLTHPTLDALGEAFVEGKLELEGSIAEVIRVCDELSHALIEDDDGPRPVRSIHDKATDAAAISYHYDLSNEFYQLWLDQDMVYSCGYFETGSESIDQAQQDKFRHLCRKLRLQPGEYLLDVGCGWGGLARFAAREFGVKVFGITLSKEQLALAQERVKAEGLEDQVDLQLLDYRDLPQDGRFDKVVSVGMFEHVGHANLAQYCQILHGAVREGGLVMNHGITAKHTDGRPVGRGAGDFIERYVFPNGELPHLAMMTAEISEVGLEVVDVESLRLHYARTLDHWSERLEDNLEAAAKMVPEHALRIWRLYLAGCAYAFARGWINLHQILAVKPHADGSHELPWTREDIYR
- a CDS encoding DUF692 domain-containing protein translates to MTRSLPSLGYGLGLRHEYYEQILAQSPAVDWFEVISENYLVQGGKALYYLDAIAERYPLVMHGVSLSIGGPHAIDTAYLKQIKALAERIQPAWISDHLCWSRGSAHQLHDLLPLPYTEESLYHVAGRVLQVQDVLQRPLVLENVSSYVRSKADEFTEWQFLNALAHLTGCQLLLDVNNVYVSSRNHGFDAWTFIRNLPPESIRQLHLAGHRDYGDYVVDTHDQPVCDPVWALYQRTLEHLGPVSTLLERDDHFPPFEVLLAELNKARELGATALARRSLCA